From one Vallitalea okinawensis genomic stretch:
- a CDS encoding ABC transporter substrate-binding protein: MKLKSLFISIMILILMLTFVGCSSDNESVGEDAYQNSNQIVKETEEEPVIEEVTEESSENTSITYPLTVETMGGQFTIEKEPMSIVSVAPNITEALYAIGAADKVIGRTSFCNYPAEVMGVPEIGSLMEPNIELIIELDPDIVIVSTHFSEEAANQLNNAGVQTIALYEPESFEGVYSIIEKLGLVTNRKIEAEAVVKGMQDSVEDTTSALANIEEKPSVYYVVSYGDMGDYTATGETFVSQMIELAGGNNVAKDATGWAYSAEKLVEDDPEIILIGEWMYEGFIATEPYTNLTAVKEGKVHIVNEDIINRQGPRLPEGLYEFAQFIYEDMIQK; this comes from the coding sequence ATGAAGTTAAAAAGTTTATTTATATCAATAATGATACTCATATTGATGTTAACATTTGTAGGATGCAGTAGTGACAACGAGAGTGTGGGTGAGGACGCCTATCAAAATAGTAATCAAATAGTTAAGGAGACTGAAGAGGAGCCTGTAATAGAAGAAGTAACTGAAGAATCATCTGAAAATACAAGCATTACATATCCACTAACAGTTGAAACTATGGGTGGTCAATTTACCATTGAAAAAGAACCTATGTCAATTGTTTCTGTTGCTCCCAATATTACAGAAGCCTTATATGCGATTGGTGCCGCTGATAAAGTGATTGGACGTACATCCTTCTGTAATTATCCAGCAGAAGTTATGGGGGTACCTGAAATAGGTTCGTTAATGGAACCTAATATTGAATTGATTATTGAGTTAGATCCAGACATCGTTATTGTATCAACTCATTTTTCTGAAGAGGCTGCCAACCAGTTAAATAATGCTGGCGTTCAGACTATTGCTTTATACGAGCCTGAAAGCTTTGAAGGAGTATACTCTATTATTGAGAAATTAGGTCTTGTTACAAATCGTAAGATTGAAGCTGAAGCCGTAGTTAAAGGGATGCAAGATTCAGTAGAAGACACTACGTCTGCATTAGCTAATATAGAAGAAAAACCGTCTGTCTATTATGTTGTTTCATATGGTGATATGGGTGATTATACAGCAACGGGTGAAACTTTTGTTAGCCAAATGATTGAGTTAGCTGGAGGAAATAATGTTGCAAAAGATGCGACGGGCTGGGCATATAGTGCTGAAAAATTAGTAGAGGATGATCCAGAAATTATCTTAATAGGAGAATGGATGTACGAAGGATTTATAGCCACAGAGCCCTATACGAATTTAACCGCAGTTAAAGAAGGAAAGGTTCATATTGTTAATGAAGACATTATCAATCGTCAAGGACCACGTTTACCAGAGGGGCTATATGAATTCGCACAATTCATCTATGAAGATATGATTCAAAAGTAA